One part of the Deltaproteobacteria bacterium genome encodes these proteins:
- a CDS encoding protein BatD, with protein MTFGIPTPQAWAEVSVSASLDKNQATLEDEIYLTVTVSGTMASAEPVLPPMPAFKAIQSGTSSSIQIINGDVQTKKEFSYILIPRDEGSFTIDPITVFSGGHEYKSQPLSIRIGSASTASPVRPVPSPGAGPAGGGATGGQPTFPGGFPQPFEGEPGGDEETARTTEQREYWITAEVSNRQPYVNEQILYTFRFYTRVNVGSATLTVPEFQDFWSEEVVPEKKYYQTIGGQKYVVSEKVVALYPLKAGELTIPETSLRVEVPEEARSRFFNDSFFSFPSLRMKPKYLRAKPIALQVKPLPPDKPENFTNLVGQFGLSVNLSQPEIKMGDSAMLDVEISGRGNVKDGLLPFNAELPAFKVYDDRPAVDTVKSEAGIQGKKSFKKALVPTQSGEYSIPSFSVSYFDPQKGAYETLESPSLSLRVLPAEAERLNPVAAQTPSQTGTQSAIIPEDIATIHTDPGALETHRWGIGLKRCLAAGLFLPPLLFFGTLVFKWREEKMERNATATKSRLALRNFLGRAGRVSGRKKSEDEALAALTDSLRDYVGDRCGIYGRGLTVADITAVLTARGVTHDLTAELGRLMQRLESARYGGEIKERPLAQWVQEAKGLVRTIDRKVGKR; from the coding sequence TTGACATTTGGCATTCCCACGCCGCAGGCGTGGGCGGAGGTAAGCGTCTCCGCCTCCCTCGACAAAAATCAGGCCACGCTGGAGGACGAAATCTATCTCACCGTTACGGTTTCCGGCACCATGGCCTCGGCGGAACCGGTTTTGCCCCCCATGCCCGCCTTCAAGGCGATTCAGTCGGGAACCTCCTCCAGCATCCAGATCATCAACGGCGACGTCCAGACGAAAAAGGAATTTTCCTACATTCTCATTCCAAGGGACGAGGGCTCTTTTACCATCGACCCCATCACCGTCTTTTCCGGGGGGCATGAATACAAGAGTCAGCCTCTCTCCATCCGGATCGGCTCTGCTTCGACGGCTAGCCCGGTCCGGCCTGTGCCATCGCCTGGCGCCGGCCCTGCCGGTGGCGGCGCCACTGGCGGCCAGCCGACGTTTCCCGGCGGGTTCCCGCAACCGTTTGAAGGGGAACCGGGCGGCGATGAAGAGACGGCCCGGACAACCGAACAAAGGGAATACTGGATCACCGCCGAGGTCTCCAACCGCCAACCCTATGTGAACGAGCAGATTCTCTACACCTTCCGCTTTTACACGCGGGTGAATGTCGGCTCGGCCACGCTCACGGTGCCCGAGTTTCAGGATTTCTGGTCGGAGGAGGTGGTGCCGGAAAAAAAATACTACCAGACCATCGGCGGACAAAAATATGTTGTCTCCGAAAAGGTTGTCGCCCTTTATCCGCTCAAGGCGGGGGAGCTGACGATCCCGGAAACGAGCCTGCGGGTCGAGGTGCCGGAAGAGGCGCGGAGCCGTTTTTTTAACGATTCCTTTTTCAGTTTTCCCTCCTTGAGAATGAAGCCGAAGTATCTTCGGGCAAAGCCGATCGCCCTTCAGGTCAAGCCTCTGCCACCCGACAAACCGGAAAATTTCACCAATCTCGTCGGCCAGTTCGGCCTTTCGGTGAACCTTTCCCAGCCGGAGATCAAGATGGGGGATTCCGCCATGCTCGATGTGGAAATTTCGGGACGGGGCAACGTGAAGGACGGCCTGCTTCCTTTCAACGCCGAATTGCCGGCCTTTAAGGTTTACGACGACCGTCCCGCCGTTGACACCGTTAAAAGCGAGGCGGGCATTCAGGGAAAAAAGAGCTTTAAAAAGGCGCTGGTGCCGACCCAGTCGGGCGAATATTCCATCCCCTCTTTTTCGGTTTCCTACTTCGACCCGCAAAAAGGGGCCTACGAGACGCTCGAGAGCCCCTCGTTGAGTTTGAGGGTTTTGCCCGCAGAGGCCGAACGCTTAAATCCGGTGGCCGCCCAAACGCCTTCACAAACGGGAACGCAGTCAGCAATCATTCCGGAGGATATTGCGACCATTCACACCGATCCGGGGGCGCTCGAGACACACCGCTGGGGGATCGGCTTAAAAAGGTGTCTGGCGGCCGGCCTGTTTTTGCCCCCTCTGCTTTTCTTCGGAACGCTTGTTTTCAAGTGGCGGGAGGAAAAAATGGAGCGGAATGCCACTGCCACCAAAAGCCGGCTGGCCCTTCGGAATTTTTTAGGCCGGGCCGGAAGAGTTTCGGGGAGAAAAAAATCGGAAGACGAGGCGCTGGCCGCCCTCACCGACTCTCTCCGCGACTATGTGGGGGACCGTTGCGGGATCTATGGGCGGGGCCTGACCGTGGCCGACATCACGGCCGTCCTTACAGCCCGCGGTGTAACGCACGATTTGACCGCCGAACTTGGCCGGCTCATGCAGAGGCTGGAATCGGCCCGGTATGGGGGGGAGATCAAAGAGAGGCCCCTGGCGCAGTGGGTTCAGGAGGCGAAAGGCCTTGTCCGCACGATCGATCGGAAGGTGGGGAAAAGATAG